In the Flavisolibacter tropicus genome, one interval contains:
- a CDS encoding DoxX family protein, translating to MGIVQRFQHWSHHTREDLTSNREDLTSTVLRVILGLILLGKGIAFLSNADELRSMIMNSRFSAGTTFLVSYVTFAHIFGGVFIIVGLLTRIVLLLQLPILIGALVFILPAQGISTFNGAFFLTLLVLILLLYSLVVGPGEVSMDDYMKKHLL from the coding sequence ATGGGTATTGTACAACGCTTCCAACACTGGAGTCATCATACCCGTGAAGATCTTACCTCTAACCGGGAAGACCTGACCTCCACTGTTCTACGTGTTATTCTAGGCTTGATTTTACTGGGAAAGGGAATTGCTTTTTTGAGTAATGCCGATGAGCTCCGTAGTATGATTATGAACAGCCGCTTTAGCGCCGGTACTACCTTTTTGGTGTCCTACGTAACCTTTGCCCACATCTTTGGTGGTGTATTTATTATTGTTGGGTTGTTAACGCGTATTGTACTGCTGCTACAGTTGCCAATTCTAATTGGCGCCCTGGTGTTTATTTTACCAGCTCAAGGTATCTCTACCTTTAATGGCGCCTTTTTCTTAACACTGCTAGTACTGATCTTGTTGCTTTATTCATTGGTTGTTGGTCCGGGTGAAGTATCTATGGACGACTACATGAAGAAGCACCTGCTTTGA